The stretch of DNA GGAACAAAGTTTCGCATCGAATTCCAGAGTGCCAGCGTGGAGCCGGTCGCCCCCAGCCGGGTGTTGGGTGGAAGTACGAAGATGTGAATTAATCTGCGAGTCGCGAATCCACCAGACACGCGGGCGAGGCGCCTGGCTCCACGCTGACTTGCTCTGATGCGACAATGATGACTGCTCTCAGTAATCAGTACCGTCCGCGCGGTAGCGGATGGGTTACAGCGACATCAGCAGCAATGAAAAAAGCTTATCTGCTCATCATCGACGACGAGCCCAACACTCTGGCTTCGCTCTCTCGCGCTTTTCGCCTCGCCGGGCACGAGGCCACAGTCTGCGATCAGCCGGCGCGCGCGCTGGAGCTGGTGAAGAACCAAAGCTTTGATCTAATTCTTTCCGACGTTGTCATGCCCGGCAAAGACGGCATCGCTCTGCTAGAAGAAATCAAGTCACTCGGCGTGACCACGCCCGTGGTCATGATGTCCGGACAAGCGCACATCGACATGGCCGTCCGCGCGACAAAACTCGGCGCTATCGATTTCCTGGAAAAGCCCATCTCGACCGACAAGCTCCTGCTCACGCTCGAGAACGCAGTACGCCTCACGCGTCTGGAGCAGGAAAATCGCGAGTTGCGCGGCACGCTAGGCAAGCATGAGCTGGTCTGGCGCGGCGAAGTAATGTCACGGTTAATGACGCAGATCGAACGCGTCGCAGCCAGCGAGACCCGTGTCTGCATCCTCGGCGAGACCGGAACGGGAAAAGAACTGGTGGCGCGCACGCTGCATCAGAAGAGTCCGCGCAGCGCAGGTCCATTCGTCACGCTCAACTGCGCCGCAGTGCCTGCCGAGCTAATCGAGAGCGAACTCTTCGGACACGAGAAAGGATCATTCACCGGCGCCGCCGCACGCCATCTCGGCAAATTCGAGCAAGCCAGCGGAGGCACGCTCTTCCTCGACGAGATCGGTGACATGCCTCTGTCCATGCAAGCCAAGCTGCTGCGCGTGCTGGAAGAAGGAGAGGTGGAGCGCATCGGCGGAAGCGGGACGGTGAAGGTCGATGTCCGTGTAATCGTCGCTACGCATCGAGATCTCGCTGAACAAGTGCGCGAAGGCAAGTTCCGCCAGGATCTCTTCCACCGTGTTTATGTCTTCCCGTTAGCTCTGCCGCCGTTGCGAGAGCGCCGCGACGACATCCCCGTCCTTATCGACCACTTCCAAAAGCAGATCGCGCGCCAGAACAACTGGAAACCGACGCAGTTCACGCCCGATGCTATTGCCGAGCTGCAGCGATATGCGTGGCCGGGCAATGTCCGCGAGTTGCGCAACGTAGTCGAGCGTCTTCTGCTGCTCGCTCAGGACAATGAGGTGGATTTAGCGACAGTGAGAATGGCCCTCCCGCCGACCCCTGCTCCAGTTGCGGGAACCCCGGCATCCGACGGTAACGGCACGCTCTCCGAGCGCATGGATCAGGTCGAGCGCTCCATCATTCTCAGCGAACTAGAGCGCCAGCAGTTCCATATCACCAACACCGCCAAGGCGCTCGGACTCGAACGCAGCCATCTCTACAAGAAGGCGCAGCAGTTGGGAATCGATCTGGCCAGCGTGCGCAGAGGCGGGGGATAAAGCAAATTCGGCGCAATCCATCAAGGCAAATCATCGTTCCCCTCAGCGCCAATCGGCTGACTCGACCCTGCTGGTTTGCTATATTCGAGAATCACTAATCCCTGACCGGAGGGTCGGTGCCCAGCCAGCAGCAGGTCAAGTGGTCACAGCTACGTGTCGGACTCACGGTTCTGGTTGCGAGTGTCACCCTCGCCGTTCTGATTTTCGTCATGAGCGGCACTGTCAGTCCTTTCAGCCGCAAGATCGCTCTGCGCGCCTACTTTGAGAACGCGGCCGGCCTGGTAAAAGGCGCCCCTGTGCGACTCGCAGGCGTCGACATCGGCAATGTGGACGCTGTGCACTACGTCAGCGATCCAAAACGAAAAAGCACTCCGGTGGAGGTGGTGATGAAGATCAGCTCACACCATCAAAACGAAGTCCTCCATGGCACGGCGGCCAACCAATACAAAGACGGTTCTCTAGCGACACTGGAAACCGCGGGGGTACTCGGAGCTACGTTCGTTGACATCGACAGCTCAAGAGCCTCCGGCCCGCCGGTCAAAGATGGTGACGAGCTGAAGACCACCGAAAGCCCCGGCGTCCAAGACGTCCTCAAAGCCAGCCAAGGGACGCTCGAAAAGCTGAATACCATCCTCAACAACGTGAACAGCATCGTCGATACAATCCAGAATGGGAAGGGAACGATCGGGAAAATCATTAAGGATCCTGAACTTTACAACCATGCGAATGGACTCGTAGCGCAACTCCAGATCCTCACTACCCAGATCAACGAAGGCAAAGGTAGTGTGGGCAAGCTGCTCGCCTCGGACGAGCTCTACAACAAGTTGAACGACACGGTCACGAAGTTCAGCCAAATTGTGGATGACATCAATGCCGGAAAAGGAAACGTCGGCAAATTCCTCAAAGACGAGCAGCTCTATAACAACATCAACGAGACCACGGCTAAAGCTCGCGATCTGATGAATGACATCGACGCGGGCCGGGGCACGCTAGGCCTGGTGGCAAAGAACAAAGAGTTCGCCGCCAAAATCGATCGCCTCACCACGAACCTCGAGCAGATCTCGAATCGGCTCGCAGCCGGCGAAGGATCAGCCGGCCTGCTCCTGAAAGATCCGCGCCTCTACAACAACGCCGACCAGATGCTGATAGAAAGCCGCAATCTCGTGAAAGCGATCCGCGAGAATCCGAAGAAGTACCTGACGATTCATTTCAAAATCTTCTAGAAATGGACAGTCGGCATTCAGTAAGAACAAGCTTCTAAAGCGTTAAAAAGAGAGTTGCTGGTTCCACATCCAGCTACTCCGAATCAAAAACTTATGCCCTCTCACCATCCGGCTTCTACAGCAGAAATCAATTTCGCGACGAGTTCCAATGTTCGAGTTGTCGAAGCCTCCCGCTGATGATCTGAAGCGTGTACACGAGAGCGGAAAGCTCTAGAGGATTGAGGGAGGAGGGATCACGCTGTAGCTGACAGCAAGTCTGGAAGAGTTCACTTGTGAGCTCCTGGTTCAGCACACGCAGAAAGCCGACTTCCTCGTGATCGTCCTCCGCACCAGTGGGCACTGACATCAGGTACGTGGCCTTTGACCCTTTGAAGTCGTGCATGTTGAAAATCGGTCGCATCCTGAGTTGCTGAATTGGGCTAATGACATTATTGAGGAGTGGTTAAGCGTGAGACGCCGCTACCATGCGGAGCGTTGCAGTGGAATCCCAACGTTTCGAAATTCCGGTGCTGCTGGCGCAGGTAGAGGAAATTTCATCCCGCTTCGCGTTGCCCGTGGCGCAATCTGACGCATCCAACGGGAGGATCACTGTGAGACCAATTTGGAGAAGTCATGGCCGAGACGAATTGCGTCGAGTGTGGCCGGTTGCACGATACCTACAACGCGGCGACGATCCGATACATGAAATTCTGCGAGTGCAAACGGGACACTCGGGATGTACAGCAAGGCAATCAGCTCTTCACTGAAATGAATGATGCAATGCTGGCATTCATGTCCCATCGGAGAACACATCCGATCAACCAATTGTTAACCCGCTGAAGTTCTTACCTGCGAATTAATGGCGAGACTTCCAGCTGCTATGCCTCTTCCACAGCAGCGTTGTCGCTGCTGTTCATCGCGACGAGCTTCCCAATACGGATAAAATGCTGGGACGATCTCATGCTTGTTCTGCATGTAGTTGGCGCTCGTCCGAATTTCATGAAGGCAGCTCCCTTGTTTCGTGAGCTGCAGAAGCACTCAGGAATTCGCCAGGTGCTGATCCATACCGGCCAGCACTACGACGTAAACATGTCAGACGTATTCTTCCAGCAGCTTCGCATTCCTGCTCCGGACGTGAATCTGCAAGTCAGCTCCAAAACTCACGCGCAACAGACGGCTGAGATTATGAGCCGCCTGGAAGGCGTCGTGCTCGAGCATCGACCCGACTGGGTGCTCGTCTACGGCGACGTGAACTCGACCGCAGCTGCCGCCCTCGTCTGCGCCAAGCTTCAAGTTCGCGTCGCGCACGTGGAAGCCGGACTGCGTTCCTACGATCGCTCCATGCCGGAAGAGCTAAACCGCCTCGTGACAGACCAGCTTTCCGATCTGCTCTTCACCCCGTCGGAGGACGCGAACCGCAATCTCGCGCGCGAGGGCATTCCGGCGGAGAAGGTCCATCTGGTGGGCAACATCATGATCGACACTCTGATCGAGATGCTTCCCGAATCGGGAAAACACATGCCTGCGGATGTCCCACCGAGGTTCGGCCTGGTGACGCTGCACCGGCCATCGAACGTTGACGATCCGCACTGGCTGCGCGAGATGCTGGCCGAGCTGCACCACATTGCCTCCGAGCTGCCCATCATCTTCCCCGTGCATCCGCGCACGCGCGAGCGCATCGCGCAACTGCGTGCGGGTAGCAATGGCCTGCGCCTCCTCGACCCTCTGCCTTACCTGTCGTTCCTGGCGCTGCAGCAGCGCGCGAGCATCGTCGTGACCGACTCCGGCGGCATCCAGGAAGAAACAACTTATCTCGGCGTCCCGTGCCTTACCGTCCGCGACAACACGGAGCGGCCCATCACCATCGACGAAGGCACGAACGTACTAGTGGGGCGAAGTCCCAAGCGGATCCGCGAGGAGATCGAACAAGTCCTGGCAGGAAAGGCGAAGCAGGGAAGGATTCCCGCGCTGTGGGACGGCAAGACCTCGCAGAGAATAGCGAGCGTACTAATGCGCGACCGCGCGAGAGCTGCGCGCGCAGGATCGCTCGGCAGTGCCTAGGCGTGTAAATCGCGCGACCGTGGACGAAAGTCCATGGCGTCCACGAAAGTCCACGGCGTCCACAAAGTCCCGGGCCAGCAGCCAGCAGCCAGAAGCCAGAAGCCAGCAGCTAGCAGCTGCCTTCAGCTATTCGCCGTCTCCGCGCCGACATCGCAATTGCCATTCGTAGGCTGCGAAGGCAGCGACGGAGGCGTCGCCAGATGCGGGGTCGAGAAGTCGAAGAACTCCATCATATCGTCAGCGTTGGCATCGCGCGCCGTAAGCGGCTGCAGCCCAAAACGGTCCTCGATGAACTTGAGGATGGACGTATGATCCCTCACCACATGCGACACAAAGTGCGGCTTCA from Terriglobales bacterium encodes:
- the wecB gene encoding UDP-N-acetylglucosamine 2-epimerase (non-hydrolyzing) yields the protein MLVLHVVGARPNFMKAAPLFRELQKHSGIRQVLIHTGQHYDVNMSDVFFQQLRIPAPDVNLQVSSKTHAQQTAEIMSRLEGVVLEHRPDWVLVYGDVNSTAAAALVCAKLQVRVAHVEAGLRSYDRSMPEELNRLVTDQLSDLLFTPSEDANRNLAREGIPAEKVHLVGNIMIDTLIEMLPESGKHMPADVPPRFGLVTLHRPSNVDDPHWLREMLAELHHIASELPIIFPVHPRTRERIAQLRAGSNGLRLLDPLPYLSFLALQQRASIVVTDSGGIQEETTYLGVPCLTVRDNTERPITIDEGTNVLVGRSPKRIREEIEQVLAGKAKQGRIPALWDGKTSQRIASVLMRDRARAARAGSLGSA
- a CDS encoding MlaD family protein; the protein is MPSQQQVKWSQLRVGLTVLVASVTLAVLIFVMSGTVSPFSRKIALRAYFENAAGLVKGAPVRLAGVDIGNVDAVHYVSDPKRKSTPVEVVMKISSHHQNEVLHGTAANQYKDGSLATLETAGVLGATFVDIDSSRASGPPVKDGDELKTTESPGVQDVLKASQGTLEKLNTILNNVNSIVDTIQNGKGTIGKIIKDPELYNHANGLVAQLQILTTQINEGKGSVGKLLASDELYNKLNDTVTKFSQIVDDINAGKGNVGKFLKDEQLYNNINETTAKARDLMNDIDAGRGTLGLVAKNKEFAAKIDRLTTNLEQISNRLAAGEGSAGLLLKDPRLYNNADQMLIESRNLVKAIRENPKKYLTIHFKIF
- a CDS encoding sigma-54 dependent transcriptional regulator yields the protein MMTALSNQYRPRGSGWVTATSAAMKKAYLLIIDDEPNTLASLSRAFRLAGHEATVCDQPARALELVKNQSFDLILSDVVMPGKDGIALLEEIKSLGVTTPVVMMSGQAHIDMAVRATKLGAIDFLEKPISTDKLLLTLENAVRLTRLEQENRELRGTLGKHELVWRGEVMSRLMTQIERVAASETRVCILGETGTGKELVARTLHQKSPRSAGPFVTLNCAAVPAELIESELFGHEKGSFTGAAARHLGKFEQASGGTLFLDEIGDMPLSMQAKLLRVLEEGEVERIGGSGTVKVDVRVIVATHRDLAEQVREGKFRQDLFHRVYVFPLALPPLRERRDDIPVLIDHFQKQIARQNNWKPTQFTPDAIAELQRYAWPGNVRELRNVVERLLLLAQDNEVDLATVRMALPPTPAPVAGTPASDGNGTLSERMDQVERSIILSELERQQFHITNTAKALGLERSHLYKKAQQLGIDLASVRRGGG